One segment of Amycolatopsis alba DSM 44262 DNA contains the following:
- a CDS encoding PmoA family protein, protein MSAPITVTHRHGERVTVEAAGVELLSYVYKPDAAAYESRKPYTHPLRTLAGRQVSAYRPSDHRWHKGLQMTSSHLSGQNFWGGWTYVPGDRYQDLPGLVGSMRHDGFEEFAVEDESLTLGEKLTWVENGGAEWARERRDLVVHSVAPDEGSWALDWAITLTNIHDAPLEFGSPTTAGREMAGYTGLHWRGPREFSGGEVLGPGELGGEKMMGRQAPWLAFVGEHDEVDAKSTLVFAHAPENDHAIHESHWFVRSHDIPTVAISWAFFDEFTVAPGESFHYRYRVVVADGDWDRDRVGHYLKTHEF, encoded by the coding sequence CCGATGCCGCCGCCTACGAGTCGCGCAAGCCGTACACGCATCCCTTGCGGACGCTGGCCGGACGTCAGGTCAGCGCGTACCGGCCCTCGGATCACCGCTGGCACAAGGGACTCCAGATGACGTCGAGTCATCTGTCCGGCCAGAACTTCTGGGGCGGCTGGACCTACGTGCCCGGCGATCGGTACCAGGATCTGCCCGGCCTCGTCGGCTCGATGCGGCACGACGGGTTCGAGGAGTTCGCCGTCGAGGACGAAAGCCTGACACTGGGCGAGAAGCTGACCTGGGTCGAGAACGGCGGCGCGGAATGGGCCCGTGAACGGCGTGACCTCGTCGTCCATTCCGTGGCGCCGGACGAGGGCAGCTGGGCTCTCGACTGGGCGATCACCTTGACCAACATCCACGACGCGCCACTGGAATTCGGCAGCCCGACGACGGCAGGGCGCGAAATGGCAGGCTACACCGGGCTGCACTGGCGCGGGCCCCGCGAGTTCAGCGGCGGCGAAGTGCTCGGCCCCGGCGAACTGGGCGGCGAGAAGATGATGGGACGCCAGGCGCCGTGGCTGGCGTTCGTCGGCGAACACGACGAGGTCGACGCGAAGTCGACGCTGGTCTTCGCGCACGCGCCGGAGAACGACCACGCGATCCACGAGTCGCACTGGTTCGTCCGGTCGCACGACATCCCGACGGTGGCGATCTCCTGGGCGTTCTTCGACGAGTTCACCGTGGCGCCCGGCGAGAGTTTCCACTACCGCTATCGCGTGGTGGTCGCGGACGGCGACTGGGACCGCGACCGCGTCGGGCACTACCTGAAGACCCACGAATTCTGA